Proteins found in one Plasmodium knowlesi strain H genome assembly, chromosome: 12 genomic segment:
- a CDS encoding rhomboid protease ROM6, putative produces the protein MFNAGRYFRAGYHKKKIFHVKGSRQFYGFAKCRKVQTNAIKRKDRIKRGKFLQFKEKLQLIIFSSVYFFACDYVYHVYLLRSNDSRPANHASNNTGEDVRNDAKCKDQHSGGKGGVGTTMMEYIKWMNIFSSAQGKDNQELKQQDNECTRKNDGHKMKNQKDSHKKDHLLNNRGDIKICSVCEEDPYEIKINRFKRSSGKEESSQTGKGEKYGESFYFGNQRDQPPSHDRSSSGRSPPNNSIPQRSSIGGEEKNMKNLFVSNVYRNDLFNGCNLFLFANGVVFLCWRLSEIAGNKKFFHFMCRNFICSYENIRRKYYHTFFTAAISHITLPHFLFNMWAFHTISNTLLSPEIKENKTNYYFFFNYKSSVLEKKMTDKDIMKIYALSSIVSTVPYILLHRSNQLLGASGAVMGLVYILSTVKPNEIFVSLFPLPYLKMTSLQLCHLSILTNFIFLFYRRNHFNVAWLAHLFGLMGGALYNVYQRRINSNKNYYPFIELSVKNGSIDYLNSYLDFVDFLKCLQLQIRIFFSLDPRAIQSMNRKIVSIKNMQSQRRIKYHKLKVKNLEAMSK, from the coding sequence TACCACAAGAAGAAGATCTTTCATGTAAAGGGGAGCAGACAATTTTATGGATTCGCCAAATGTAGGAAGGTGCAGACGAATGCCatcaaaagaaaagatagaataaaaagggggaagtttTTACAATTCAAGGAAAAGCTGCAACTCATCATTTTCAGTTCCGTGTACTTTTTTGCGTGCGACTATGTTTACCACGTGTATTTGCTCAGAAGCAACGACAGTAGACCCGCAAACCATGCCTCCAACAACACCGGCGAAGACGTGAGGAATGATGCAAAATGCAAAGACCAACATAGCGGTgggaaggggggggttgGCACAACCATGATGGAGTATATAAAATGGATGAACATATTTTCCAGTGCACAGGGTAAGGATAACCAAGAATTAAAGCAACAGGACAATGAATGTACTAGAAAAAATGACGGccacaaaatgaagaatcaAAAAGATTCCCATAAAAAGGACCATCTCTTGAACAACAGGGGTGATATAAAAATTTGCAGCGTATGTGAGGAAGACCCATACGAAATAAAGATAAATCGCTTTAAACGAAGCAGTgggaaggaggaaagtaGTCAAACGGGGAAAGGTGAGAAATATGGCGAATCATTCTATTTCGGAAATCAGAGAGATCAACCTCCTAGCCACGATCGGAGTAGCAGTGGACGGAGCCCCCCTAACAATAGTATCCCCCAGCGAAGCAGCatagggggggaggaaaaaaacatgaaaaatttatttgtaaGTAACGTATATAGGAATGATCTTTTCAACGGGTGCAACTTATTTCTGTTCGCCAACGGGGTTGTATTCCTATGTTGGCGTCTAAGTGAAATcgcaggaaataaaaaattttttcatttcatgtGCAGGAACTTTATCTGCTCATATGAAAAtattagaagaaaatattaccACACGTTTTTTACAGCCGCCATTAGCCACATcactcttcctcattttttatttaacatgTGGGCATTTCATACCATAAGTAACACCTTACTGAGTCcagaaattaaagaaaacaaaacaaattattattttttctttaattataAATCCAgcgttttggaaaaaaaaatgactgaCAAGGATATCATGAAAATATATGCCTTATCTTCGATCGTTTCCACTGTCCCATATATTCTTTTACATAGAAGCAATCAATTGTTAGGAGCATCTGGAGCTGTCATGGGTCTTGTGTACATTTTATCCACAGTTAAACCAAATGAAATCTTCGTCTCTTTATTCCCTCTACCATACTTAAAGATGACTTCCTTACAGTTATGCCATCTGTCCATTTTAAccaattttatatttctgttTTATAGAAGAAATCACTTCAACGTTGCGTGGTTAGCACATTTATTCGGTTTAATGGGAGGGGCCTTGTATAATGTTTACCAGAGAAGAATAAACAGTAATAAGAATTACTACCCTTTTATTGAATTGTCCGTAAAAAATGGATCTATTGATTATCTGAACTCTTACTTAGACTTTGTAGATTTTCTCAAATGTCTGCAGCTCCAAATTaggattttcttttccctcgaCCCACGCGCCATTCAAAGCATGA